Proteins encoded together in one Anopheles darlingi chromosome 3, idAnoDarlMG_H_01, whole genome shotgun sequence window:
- the LOC125955165 gene encoding uncharacterized protein LOC125955165, whose protein sequence is MISIGRRIHGPPATGTAGLFLIVSLTVATVAALPAPAQESVKVENAVPVDSSAMLEAALCLMKSNPGQCVRQQAARVLGNWEDILNTKKLEILAEADKEVTSRQQSRGLSDAEIARGKPSTLMQQIETGLGVLSDFVSEGVDEYVSDEEKVKAGDEATSKTHIHHLLHKLGKHKHKKKKTFMKLFIIGAALKAKIELLLKILSFKLQLKFFAVALIGLIINIARFWLDFKKQPSPQKVIYYEHAQHQHHYDDHGDDFGGYWQRSLHGAHDEEPYQRQDDLIAYRNPKHTQTAPHHAAASRLADPHVLAYQQQRPY, encoded by the exons ATGATTAGCATAGGCAGGCGGATCCAtgggccaccggccaccggcaccgccgggCTGTTCCTCATCGTCAGCCTCACGGTCGCCACCGTAGCCGCCCTTCCGGCTCCAGCCCAGGAGAGtgtgaaagtggaaaatgctg tTCCGGTTGACTCTTCGGCGATGCTCGAGGCGGCTCTCTGTCTGATGAAGAGCAATCCGGGCCAATGTGTACGGCAGCAGGCAGCCCGTGTGCTCGGCAACTGGGAAGACATCCTCAACACCAAGAAGCTGGAAATATTGG CTGAAGCCGACAAAGAGGTTACCAGCAGGCAGCAAAGCCGTGGTCTCAGCGACGCCGAGATAGCGCGCGGTAAACCCTCGACGCTGATGCAACAGATCGAAACCGGTCTCGGTGTGCTATCGGATTTCGTATCGGAGGGCGTCGATGA ATACGTATCCGACGAGGAGAAGGTCAAAGCCGGCGATGAGGCGACCTCGAAAACGCACATCCACCACCTGCTGCACAAACTAG gaaagcataagcataagaagaagaagaccttCATGAAGCTGTTCATCATCGGTGCGGCACTGAAGGCAAAgattgagctgctgctcaaaATTTTGTCCTTCAAGCTGCAGCTGAAGTTCTTTGCCGTCGCCCTGATCGGTCTGATCATCAACATTGCCCGGTTCTGGCTGGACTTCAAGAAGCAACCGTCACCACAGAAG GTGATCTACTACGAGCAtgcccagcatcagcatcattacgATGATCATGGCGACGATTTCGGTGGCTACTGGCAGCGTTCACTGCACGGTGCGCACGACGAAGAGCCCTATCAGCGGCAGGACGATCTGATCGCGTACCGGAACCCAAAGCATACCCAAACGGCACCTCATCATGCTGCAGCGAGCCGGCTTGCCGATCCACACGTACTAgcgtatcagcagcagcggccataTTGA
- the LOC125955594 gene encoding serine protease grass-like: MALVNLSIVLIIVAHVFGVLSQSDPACTTYTRQEGFCVPIERCRNIYNIVKSPKPPSKGIQTYINRLACILPDVLRSVCCVPQEIDPTMPLLPTKSCGVIETFRIGYGNNTAPFEYPWIVLLRYMWNGVLVDGCGGSLINNRYVLTAAHCVRTTRNFKLSKVLLGEHDKTKLVDCIDVIDDEPYCAPPPIEVDIESTVVHNEYNRPIRFRHDIALIRMAQEVAYSDSIKPICLPIREDVRNKILKYCTVTGWGTTEQEKTSDVLLQALQKYVPVAECQQKLLDNGLRIDLSEEFQMCAGGEEVVDSCKGDSGGPLGSNVGGRFVQYGIVSAGVNSCGKLSLPGIYTRVSSYMNWIVENMQP; encoded by the exons ATGGCGCTGGTAAATCTATCGATTGTGCTGATAATAGTGGCCCATGTGTTTGGCGTTTTATCCC AAAGTGATCCAGCGTGCACCACATATACTCGTCAGGAAGGATTCTGTGTGCCAATCGAACGCTGTCGGAACATATATAACATCGTCAAGTCACCTAAACCTCCTTCTAAGGGGATCCAGACCTACATCAATCGCTTAGCATGTATACTACCCGATGTACTGCGAAGTGTATGTTGTGTGCCACAGGAAATCGATCCAACAATGCCTTT ATTACCGACGAAATCTTGTGGCGTTATAGAGACCTTCAGGATTGGGTATGGCAATAATACGGCCCCCTTCGAATACCCGTGGATAGTGTTGCTTCGATACATGTGGAACGGTGTGCTAGTagatggttgtggtggttcgCTAATCAACAATCGCTACGTATTGACTGCAGCACATTGCGTGCGAACAACGAGGAATTTTAAGTT GTCGAAAGTCCTTCTCGGCGAGCACGATAAAACTAAATTAGTTGATTGCATTGATGTTATCGACGATGAACCGTATTGTGCACCTCCGCCGATAGAGGTTGACATAGAGTCGACGGTAGTACATAACGAGTACAACAGACCGATTCGGTTCCGGCATGATATAGCTTTGATTCGAATGGCACAAGAAGTCGCATATAGCG ATTCCATCAAACCCATTTGCTTACCGATCAGAGAGGATGTTCggaataaaattttaaagtatTGCACGGTAACTGGTTGGGGTACGACTGAGCAGGAAAAAACGTCCGACGTGTTACTACAGGCACTACAAAAGTATGTACCAGTAGCAGAATGCCAACAAAAATTGCTTGACAATGGACTCAGAATAGACCTTTCGGAGGAGTTCCAAATGTGCGCTGGAGGCGAAGAGGTGGTTGACTCCTGCAAGGGGGACTCAGGAGGACCGTTGGGTTCCAACGTGGGTGGCCGGTTCGTCCAATACGGAATCGTATCAGCTGGAGTGAATTCATGCGGAAAGCTAAGCCTCCCGGGAATTTACACTCGAGTATCTAGCTACATGAACTGGATAGTGGAGAACATGCAACCATAA
- the LOC125955167 gene encoding uncharacterized protein LOC125955167 translates to MSTKISSNAAANPASNTTTTTNSNNNNNNDSPDVQVTVKDLPISFKVKYLGSQPATGLWGIKHTRLPVDHLVSVAKNLPPNRILPFCNLTVSLDGVKIESITSKLSSMSNFTIDTISYGVQDLVYTRVFAMIVVKENYNLKEKNPFDVHAFVCDSRAMARKLTFALAASFQDYSKRVKEAEEHNGGAGGDSEKMTRKKFAIDLRTPEEMQLDITEQETEA, encoded by the exons ATGTCTACTAAGATAAGCAGTAATGCGGCGGCCAATCCGGCctccaacactaccaccacaaccaacagtaacaacaacaacaacaacgattcACCGGATGTACAAGTGACCGTTAAGGATCTTCCGATCTCGTTTAAG GTTAAATACCTTGGCAGTCAACCGGCCACGGGCCTTTGGGGAATCAAACATACGAGGCTACCGGTGGATCATCTA GTCAGTGTCGCCAAGAACCTACCCCCGAACAGGATTCTTCCGTTCTGCAATCTAACCGTCTCGCTGGATGGGGTAAAAATCGAGTCCATCACGTCGAAGCTTTCATCGATGTCGAACTTCACCATCGACACGATCTCGTACGGTGTACAGGATCTCGTCTACACGCGCGTCTTTGCGATGATAGTGGTGAAGGAAAACTACAACCTCAAAGAGAAAAACCCCTTCGATGTGCACGCGTTCGTGTGTGACAGCCG AGCGATGGCCCGAAAGTTGACGTTCGCATTGGCCGCTTCCTTCCAGGATTACTCGAAACGCGTGAAGGAAGCCGAGGAGCATAATGGTGGAGCGGGTGGCGATTCCGAGAAGATGACACGGAAGAAGTTTGCCATCGACCTGCGGACACCGGAGGAGATGCAGCTCGATATTACCGAGCAGGAAACGGAAGCGTGA
- the LOC125955593 gene encoding dextranase gives MTTETVNGHWSKQVKVYSYVLPAGAEEIRDDISHSFACGNRSDGFYVDIDNDCQIFHRCQDKARFSFICAERTVFSQMYQTCVHDGQLGYPCEDSVQYYPDGEGYEPSAMEAGPESSAAEESPQPAEQPSAPAEELEAPQAAPSKAAEIAVPKDEDNQNAANEMPQDNESQAVASDVMVKDEPEQHQQREQEQFTHHQVNADLFDSIEEETDDLPSENTAQEELDETDPPAAASVPAATPTEEATAEATSQEDTREVEVQEDDAGATQPIVIVSESFPATAATEADDAESSPSEDAIATEAIASPVHEATDTSEPEPDASAASLLNAVQMVEELEPIVHDIPVENAENDKPQASGNLVEDPTLTNVDATSSIEDNEVLPEMDAPSEANLDMAPLTDTTVTDAVVSATPEEGQEMESNAVNDAKVNELVPVGDESSESEVIVSGDVSAVTDSDEAEVADVKPTDEVEHSVVLLADAPVQPERPLESPAIVEEMAPPRPHDSVELPELIVSTEFHLEAAAATQRPPIRRRKTFLFRADAIRSKHH, from the exons atgacgacggagaCGGTGAATGGTCACTGG AGCAAACAAGTGAAAGTGTACAGCTACGTGCTGCCTGCCGGTGCCGAGGAGATACGTGACGACATTAGTCACTCGTTTGCGTGCGGCAACCGTAGCGACGGGTTCTACGTCGACATCGACAACGACTGCCAG ATCTTCCACCGATGCCAAGATAAGGCACGGTTCAGCTTTATCTGTGCCGAGCGCACGGTCTTCAGCCAGATGTACCAAACGTGCGTTCATGATGGTCAGCTGGGCTATCCATGTGAAGACTCCGTCCAGTACTATCCAGATGGTGAAGGATACGAACCGTCCGCGATGGAAGCCGGTCCAGAGTCATCCGCTGCCGAGGAATCACCTCAACCAGCAGAACAACCTTCTGCTCCTGCCGAGGAACTGGAAGCACcacaagcagcaccatcgaaGGCAGCAGAAATCGCCGTTCCCAAAGATGAAGACAATCAGAATGCCGCCAATGAGATGCCCCAGGATAATGAATCGCAGGCAGTTGCTAGTGATGTGATGGTAAAAGATGAGccagagcagcaccagcagcgggaaCAGGAGCAGTTCACTCATCACCAAGTGAATGCGGAtctgttcgattcgatcgaggAGGAAACCGATGATCTGCCATCGGAAAACACTGCCCAGGAGGAGCTGGATGAAACAGATCCACCAGCCGCTGCCAGTGTGCCAGCagccacaccgactgaagaagctACGGCCGAGGCCACCAGCCAGGAGGACACACGGGAGGTTGAAGTGCAGGAAGATGATGCTGGAGCTACACAACCGATCGTTATCGTTTCCGAATCATTCCCAGCAACCGCTGCGACAGAGGCCGATGATGCTGAAAGCTCCCCATCGGAAGACGCTATCGCCACAGAAGCCATCGCCAGCCCGGTACATGAGGCAACCGATACTAGCGAACCCGAACCGGACGCCAGTGCGGCCTCGCTCTTAAACGCGGTGCAAATGGTCGAAGAACTGGAACCGATCGTGCACGACATTCCGGTTGAGAATGCGGAAAATGATAAACCGCAAGCTTCTGGTAATCTGGTAGAGGACCCTACGCTTACCAATGTTGATGCCACGTCTAGCATTGAAGACAACGAGGTGCTGCCCGAAATGGACGCTCCTAGTGAAGCCAATTTGGATATGGCACCATTGACGGACACCACCGTAACCGATGCGGTCGTGTCGGCCACTCCTGAGGAAGGGCAGGAGATGGAAAGTAACGCAGTAAACGACGCCAAGGTGAACGAACTAGTACCGGTGGGCGATGAATCATCCGAATCGGAAGTGATCGTCAGTGGCGATGTCAGCGCGGTGACCGATTCGGATGAAGCGGAAGTGGCTGACGTCAAACCGACGGATGAGGTAGAACACAGTGTAGTGCTGTTGGCTGACGCACCTGTACAACCGGAACGACCACTCGAGAGTCCTGCCATCGTGGAGGAGATGGCCCCACCGCGACCGCACGATAGCGTAGAACTGCCGGAGTTGATCGTGTCGACCGAGTTTCACCTGGAGGCCGCTGCCGCTACCCAGCGACCACCGATCCGACGAAGGAAGACCTTCCTCTTCCGAGCGGACGCGATTCGATCGAAGCATCACTAA
- the LOC125957554 gene encoding RNA-binding protein 14-like, which translates to MKLFVVISSLLAVATAAPSAVLYAAGGQPALYAAAPATAYLLPAAEVSSQYHAQDELGQYSYGYNGGLSAKAESKSFDGVTRGSYSYLDAENKLQTVAYTADALNGFRVAASNLPVAPVETRTAPEPVKDTPEVAAAKAEHMAAIEEAKLRNAAAEKDDAEVIAAPAAIASIAPAPAPATFAYSTQPIAYTTYAAAPAAAAIELKAPSSFSYSTYTHTAPQLAYTQYAAAAPLAYTASSYALPAAPIASLPLAQYSYAHAPATIALAARSQPVEIAALPEPVQDTPEVAKAKAEHFQAVAEAKARSLQ; encoded by the coding sequence ATGAAGCTGTTCGTCGTCATTTCGTCCCTGCTGGCCgtggccactgctgctccATCGGCGGTCCTATACGCGGCCGGTGGTCAGCCGGCACTGTACGCCGCGGCTCCGGCCACTGCCTACCTGCTTCCGGCGGCGGAGGTGTCGAGCCAGTATCACGCCCAGGACGAACTCGGCCAATACTCATATGGATACAACGGAGGACTGTCGGCCAAGGCGGAGTCGAAATCGTTTGATGGCGTCACCCGCGGATCGTACAGCTACCTGGATGCGGAGAACAAGCTGCAGACCGTGGCCTACACTGCCGACGCGCTCAATGGATTCCGTGTGGCCGCCTCGAACCTGCCAGTGGCCCCAGTTGAGACGCGCACCGCTCCCGAACCAGTGAAGGATACTCCCGAGGTCGCCGCTGCCAAGGCCGAACATATGGCCGCCATCGAGGAGGCGAAACTGCGCAACGCTGCCGCCGAGAAGGACGATGCTGAGGTGattgctgctccggctgcaaTTGCTTCCAtcgctccggctccggctcctgCCACTTTCGCCTACTCCACGCAGCCGATCGCTTACACCACGTACGCTGCCgctcccgctgctgccgccatcgaACTGAAGgctccctcctccttctcgtacTCGACCTACACCCATACGGCACCTCAGCTGGCCTACACGcagtatgctgctgccgcaccgCTTGCCTACACCGCTTCGTCGTACGCTCTGCCCGCTGCTCCGATCGCCAGCCTTCCGCTTGCCCAGTACTCGTACGCTCATGCTCCAGCCACGATCGCTCTGGCTGCCCGTTCGCAGCCGGTAGAAATTGCGGCCCTGCCCGAGCCCGTCCAGGATACGCCCGAGGTTGCCAAGGCTAAGGCGGAGCATTTCCAGGCCGTCGCTGAAGCCAAGGCTCGCAGCCTACAGTAA
- the LOC125957370 gene encoding alcohol dehydrogenase 1-like has product MSLKHQKAVVVGGAGDIGGAICQNLLQEGVETLCVLDVVDLTEASRQQLQESNREATILFKHCDIANRAALLEILGGDVAKAFGSIDILVNSAGIASSEVPDQLINVNLTAVINSSLFCFDLMSRSKGGKGGVIVNVASVAGLEPIPFLPIYCASKHGVVSFTRSLGVPPIFDSTGVKFVVICPGATKTKMFNHCMQIPIDVDGLQDLFDDYVKRFQAQSPDVVGKCVIRAITEGENGSAWICNEGVIAQHQFPQSSFL; this is encoded by the exons ATGTCGCTGAAGCATCAGAAAGCTGTAGtcgttggtggtgccggtgataTCGGAGGGGCTATTTGCCAAAATCTGCTCCAAGAAGGGGTAGAG ACTTTGTGTGTTCTAGATGTTGTGGACCTAACGGAAGCGAGCCGCCAGCAGCTACAAGAAAGCAATCGAGAGGCAACAATCTTGTTCAAACACTGCGATATTGCAAACCGAGCGGCGTTGCTGGAGATTTTGGGAGGCGACGTTGCGAAGGctttcggttcgatcgatatTTTGGTTAACTCGGCCGGAATTGCATCCAGTGAGGTTCCCGATCAACTGATCAACGTGAATTTG ACAGCCGTCATTAACTCGAGCCTCTTCTGTTTCGATCTGATGTCACGTAGTAAGGGAGGGAAAGGAGGCGTGATAGTGAACGTGGCTTCCGTTGCCGGACTGGAACCAATACCATTCCTTCCGATCTACTGCGCCTCAAAGCACGGTGTCGTTAGCTTTACGAGATCTCTTGGA GTGCCCCCAATCTTCGATAGCACTGGTGTGAAGTTCGTTGTCATCTGCCCCGGTGCTACAAAGACGAAAATGTTCAATCATTGCATGCAGATTCCAATCGACGTCGATGGGCTGCAGGATTTGTTCGACGATTACGTGAAACGCTTTCAAGCTCaaag CCCGGACGTTGTTGGCAAATGCGTGATTCGAGCGATCACTGAGGGCGAGAATGGATCGGCATGGATTTGCAACGAGGGCGTCATTGCTCAGCATCAATTTCCACAGTCATCGTTTTTGTAA